In Paenibacillus sp. FSL M7-0420, a single genomic region encodes these proteins:
- a CDS encoding response regulator transcription factor, whose product MLKVLFADDEPIMLEGLRFLVDWKALNYEVCGEALDGEDALQLIHNTRPDLVITDVRMPVIDGLELIRRASEGDCRPKFIIFSGYADFEYAKRALKYGVSNYLTKPLDEKELTEALHTVTEQILKEHKASSRRDALSALMQEDTVSRLLMRENSQEEQEKGLNMLGIGPAFRLCCVLVHGAAPDSLQMRKQVAAMSGKEPLRGISVYPFTAGSGKHGYLLVSPQEGPGLDRTLLTRWMEEMRPLYTTPVFFAASLQHQGKEALNTAYREALAAELCRHDTTGGEAAGFFEKQDKTQMAMLPAELRRSLLQSVTEGKAEHLTAQLGEVFKIFSAEVASSSWIDAFLANIKAELLREITARGGDYAQWVQKWFPSRHTANCLPLLERQIEEELCEAAEWFAAAADGRAEDQIVAAAIEYVRGHYQEKLKLQDIAKHLHVNSAYLGQRFKKHYGSSFNDYLHEFRIEEAKKLLRRTDMGISDISSRVGYSDADVFAAKFKALNGVTPSVYKKS is encoded by the coding sequence ATGCTTAAGGTACTGTTTGCCGACGATGAGCCGATTATGCTGGAGGGGCTGCGCTTTCTGGTCGACTGGAAGGCACTCAACTATGAAGTATGCGGCGAGGCGCTGGACGGGGAGGATGCGCTGCAGCTGATTCACAACACCCGTCCTGATCTGGTCATCACCGATGTGCGCATGCCGGTCATTGACGGCCTTGAGCTCATTCGAAGAGCCTCTGAAGGCGATTGCCGTCCGAAGTTTATTATTTTTAGCGGCTATGCTGACTTTGAGTATGCCAAGCGGGCTCTGAAATACGGAGTCTCCAACTATTTGACCAAGCCTCTGGATGAAAAGGAGCTGACGGAGGCGCTCCATACAGTAACCGAACAGATTCTTAAAGAACACAAGGCCTCCTCGCGGCGTGACGCGCTCTCGGCTCTGATGCAGGAGGATACGGTATCCCGGCTCCTGATGCGGGAGAATTCGCAGGAGGAGCAGGAGAAGGGCCTGAATATGCTGGGGATCGGCCCTGCCTTCCGGCTATGCTGTGTCCTGGTCCATGGAGCCGCGCCGGACAGCCTGCAAATGCGTAAGCAGGTCGCCGCCATGAGCGGCAAGGAGCCGCTGCGCGGCATTTCAGTCTATCCGTTCACCGCAGGCAGCGGGAAGCACGGGTATCTGCTGGTGTCACCCCAGGAAGGGCCGGGGCTTGACCGGACACTGCTTACCCGGTGGATGGAGGAGATGCGGCCGCTGTACACCACGCCGGTCTTTTTCGCGGCAAGTCTCCAGCATCAGGGCAAGGAGGCTCTGAATACGGCATACCGTGAGGCGCTGGCTGCTGAGCTGTGCAGGCACGATACCACGGGCGGCGAGGCCGCCGGCTTCTTCGAGAAGCAGGATAAGACGCAGATGGCCATGCTTCCGGCAGAGCTGAGACGTTCGCTGCTGCAATCTGTCACCGAAGGGAAGGCTGAACATCTTACTGCGCAGCTTGGCGAGGTGTTCAAGATTTTCTCGGCGGAGGTGGCTTCGAGCTCCTGGATCGATGCTTTTCTGGCCAATATCAAAGCAGAGCTGCTACGTGAAATTACCGCCAGAGGGGGAGACTATGCACAGTGGGTGCAGAAATGGTTCCCGTCACGGCATACGGCCAATTGTCTGCCGCTGCTTGAGCGTCAGATCGAGGAGGAGCTGTGTGAGGCTGCCGAGTGGTTCGCAGCGGCTGCGGACGGCAGGGCGGAGGATCAGATCGTGGCCGCAGCGATCGAGTATGTCCGCGGGCATTATCAGGAGAAGCTGAAGCTGCAGGATATTGCGAAGCATCTGCATGTGAATTCCGCCTACCTGGGGCAACGGTTCAAGAAACACTACGGCAGCTCTTTTAACGACTATCTTCATGAATTCCGCATTGAAGAAGCCAAGAAGCTGCTGCGCCGGACCGATATGGGGATTTCCGATATCTCAAGCAGAGTGGGCTATTCAGACGCTGATGTGTTCGCCGCCAAGTTCAAGGCGCTTAACGGAGTTACACCTTCCGTGTACAAGAAGAGTTGA
- a CDS encoding sensor histidine kinase: MKNNRKPSAFINDIPLKYKFLFIYLLCVLVPILSINALFYVQISRNVEARERENLEISVDRVAYDLMQIVNECVAISNTVAADRPYMEMMDYAYPDNEAYYDAYNDSLKDKLRQYSTLHSYISWMGIYTSNPTIQNGNSYFILSYADKQSEWYRKISSSTGKVLLTSYQGTNPLNPPQQEVLVSLIRKLDNFTGQPYTKYLRIDLRLSNVQELFQKERDYLDFKLLDEKNRVVLDSNRSFSSLDASALLNVDTSLDQPPKQIVRALSSAAYTKGWRLVGTPEGRKINHEMERALRNSLILVLLTIIIPTLLMIVIIRSYNLRVRLLYKHMKLVKYEQFESIDMYEGKDEIGGLIRSFNLMTGKIRNLINDVYKLEIQKKDLELERVRAELKYLESQVDPHFLFNTLNAILVICKKYKYEQVTDVIRNLALIMRRLLSWKDDLITVEEEVSFIEMYLQIEKFRFQNRFSYVLDIAPEVLNCRIPKMSIQALVENSCKHGLQSVKWAREIHVSASRNETGLLIVVTDNGKGIEKEKLEWIKSHLETEEDTGQNVGLRNVYKRLMLYYNGRAEFSIESTEYERTVITIQIPGDLSLVPGEEGAHV, translated from the coding sequence ATGAAGAATAACCGGAAGCCATCTGCCTTCATCAATGATATTCCGCTTAAATACAAGTTTTTGTTTATCTACTTACTGTGTGTGCTCGTCCCTATACTTAGCATCAATGCCCTCTTTTATGTGCAGATCAGCCGTAATGTGGAGGCACGGGAGAGGGAGAATCTGGAGATATCAGTAGACCGGGTGGCCTATGACCTGATGCAGATCGTGAACGAATGCGTGGCGATCAGCAACACGGTGGCTGCGGACCGGCCCTATATGGAAATGATGGATTACGCCTACCCGGATAATGAGGCATATTATGATGCCTATAATGATTCACTGAAGGATAAGCTGCGGCAGTACAGCACGCTCCACTCCTATATTTCCTGGATGGGGATATACACCTCTAATCCGACGATCCAGAATGGCAACAGCTACTTCATTCTATCGTACGCGGATAAGCAGAGTGAATGGTACCGCAAAATCTCAAGCAGTACAGGTAAGGTGCTGCTGACTTCTTATCAGGGAACCAACCCGCTGAATCCGCCGCAGCAGGAGGTGCTGGTCAGCCTGATCCGCAAGCTGGATAACTTCACGGGCCAGCCCTACACGAAATATCTGAGGATTGATCTGCGGCTGAGCAATGTACAGGAGCTGTTCCAGAAGGAGCGTGACTATCTGGATTTCAAGCTGCTGGACGAGAAGAACCGGGTTGTGCTGGACTCGAACCGTTCCTTCTCCTCGCTGGATGCGAGTGCCCTGCTGAATGTGGACACCAGCCTTGACCAGCCGCCCAAGCAGATTGTCCGGGCGCTGAGCAGTGCGGCCTACACCAAGGGCTGGCGGCTGGTCGGAACGCCGGAAGGGCGCAAGATCAACCATGAGATGGAACGCGCGCTCAGGAACTCGCTGATTCTGGTGCTGCTGACGATCATCATTCCCACTCTGCTCATGATCGTGATTATACGCTCCTACAATCTGCGGGTACGGCTGCTCTACAAGCATATGAAGCTGGTCAAATATGAACAATTCGAGAGCATTGATATGTATGAGGGGAAGGATGAGATCGGCGGTCTGATCCGCAGCTTCAATCTGATGACCGGCAAAATCCGCAATCTGATCAATGATGTCTACAAGCTGGAGATCCAGAAGAAGGATCTGGAGCTGGAGCGGGTACGGGCGGAGCTGAAATATCTGGAGAGTCAGGTAGACCCTCATTTCCTTTTTAATACGCTTAATGCGATCCTGGTCATCTGTAAGAAGTATAAATATGAACAGGTTACCGATGTCATCCGCAATCTGGCCCTGATTATGCGCAGGCTGCTGAGCTGGAAGGATGATCTGATTACGGTGGAGGAGGAGGTATCCTTCATCGAGATGTATCTGCAGATTGAGAAGTTCCGCTTCCAGAACCGGTTCTCTTATGTGCTGGATATTGCGCCTGAGGTGCTGAACTGCCGGATTCCCAAGATGAGTATACAGGCTCTGGTGGAGAATTCCTGCAAGCATGGCCTGCAATCGGTCAAATGGGCCAGGGAAATTCACGTGTCCGCTTCGCGCAATGAGACAGGTCTGCTGATTGTGGTGACTGATAACGGCAAAGGAATCGAGAAGGAGAAGCTGGAATGGATCAAGTCCCATCTGGAGACAGAGGAGGATACAGGACAGAATGTTGGCCTCCGCAATGTGTATAAACGCCTCATGCTGTACTATAACGGCAGAGCCGAGTTCAGTATTGAGAGCACCGAATACGAACGGACGGTCATCACCATCCAGATTCCGGGGGACCTGAGTCTGGTTCCGGGAGAGGAGGGTGCTCATGTATAA
- a CDS encoding response regulator — translation MYKVVLADDETIALEGLQTLTDWEELGFEVCGACENGEEALAAIIRSSPDLVITDIRMPEIDGLELIRRVRSLDMEQPVFIVLSGYGEFEYARTAIRYGVRHYLLKPVMDAEWDKLLTDITDELELRLKQTMQQSMLSSRLLPLAIARMLEGHWAEPDEEAAEQMDRLDEAASGWTYVHVEGNSSRITELCRELAGPAGALLIDLPGDQAGLVVESSGAAAGLAEQLYAGLTHSGVKGSVSIGPSVRSLRELPVSYREAADAAARHYFYSDGCGPVDSASEAEGHVNYTLPSAELIEEIISAVERLQEHKAAEKLGELFRRFKENRTDPGVVQMTGMDIMLRSMELLKEFGGADDQWIGTLDFFRTEPRSLEALQVTLETALSTSMNYIRQHKERNSEHPLTRVECFLRDHYSEHLTVKEIAEHFYINPVYLGQAFIKKHGISILEYIHNLRIEAAKKRLIDTHDTVRSIVESVGYVHYHHFLREFEKRTALKPVAFREQAQSGQG, via the coding sequence ATGTATAAAGTAGTGCTTGCAGATGATGAGACGATTGCCTTAGAGGGGCTGCAGACACTGACCGACTGGGAGGAGCTGGGCTTCGAGGTATGCGGCGCCTGTGAGAACGGGGAGGAAGCGCTGGCTGCCATTATACGAAGCTCGCCCGATCTTGTGATTACGGATATCCGCATGCCCGAGATTGACGGGCTTGAGCTGATCCGGCGCGTACGCAGCCTTGATATGGAGCAGCCGGTCTTCATCGTGCTCAGCGGCTACGGCGAATTTGAATATGCCAGAACAGCCATCCGTTACGGGGTAAGGCATTACCTGCTGAAGCCGGTTATGGATGCGGAATGGGATAAGCTGCTTACAGACATTACGGATGAGCTGGAGCTGCGCCTTAAGCAGACCATGCAGCAGAGTATGCTGTCCAGCCGTCTGCTGCCGCTTGCCATTGCGCGCATGCTTGAGGGACACTGGGCAGAGCCGGATGAGGAAGCTGCTGAGCAGATGGACCGCCTGGATGAGGCGGCTTCGGGGTGGACGTATGTGCATGTGGAGGGCAACAGCAGCCGGATTACGGAGCTGTGCCGGGAGCTGGCCGGACCGGCCGGTGCGTTGCTCATTGATCTGCCCGGGGATCAGGCCGGGCTGGTCGTGGAGAGCTCGGGGGCGGCGGCAGGGCTGGCGGAGCAGCTATACGCCGGGCTGACCCATAGCGGAGTAAAGGGTTCGGTCAGCATCGGGCCAAGTGTGCGGTCTCTCCGCGAGCTGCCGGTCTCCTACCGCGAAGCGGCAGACGCTGCGGCCCGCCACTACTTCTATTCGGACGGGTGCGGTCCGGTGGATTCGGCCAGTGAAGCCGAGGGACACGTGAATTACACGCTTCCTTCCGCAGAGCTGATTGAAGAGATCATCAGCGCAGTGGAGCGGCTGCAGGAGCATAAGGCTGCGGAGAAGCTGGGCGAATTGTTCCGCAGGTTCAAGGAGAACCGGACAGATCCGGGAGTCGTCCAGATGACGGGCATGGATATCATGCTGCGGAGCATGGAGCTGCTGAAAGAATTCGGGGGCGCGGACGATCAGTGGATCGGCACGCTTGATTTTTTCAGAACCGAGCCGAGGTCCCTGGAAGCTCTGCAGGTCACCCTGGAGACGGCGCTCTCCACCAGTATGAACTATATCCGCCAGCACAAGGAGCGTAACTCCGAGCATCCGCTGACCCGCGTGGAATGCTTCCTGCGGGATCATTATTCGGAGCATCTGACGGTGAAAGAGATTGCAGAGCATTTCTATATCAATCCGGTGTATCTGGGCCAGGCCTTCATCAAAAAGCACGGCATCAGCATTCTGGAGTACATTCATAATTTGCGGATCGAAGCAGCCAAGAAGCGGCTGATTGACACTCACGATACGGTCAGAAGCATTGTGGAGAGCGTCGGTTACGTGCACTATCATCACTTCTTAAGAGAGTTCGAGAAACGGACCGCACTCAAGCCGGTGGCCTTCCGGGAACAGGCCCAGTCCGGACAAGGATAG
- a CDS encoding endo-1,4-beta-xylanase: protein MKQASSEIPALHEMFREAFKIGAAVSTGIIAAQGPFIAKHYNSITAENEMKPALVQPQEGEFTFEAADGIFEFAETHGIGVRGHTLLWHNQTGDWMFKDAEGGACSREQLLARLQTHINTVVGRYRGRAYAWDVVNEAIEDKTDQYLRDTRWLEIIGEDYLRQAFEMAHQADPDALLFYNDYNETDPVKSGKIYKLVRSLLDQNTPIHGIGMQGHWNIYGPSIEEIRSALKLYASLGLKIHITELDLSVFRHDDKRTDLKAPTAEMLKLQEERYAEIFALLLEFKDSIDSVTFWGVADDYTWLDGFPVRGRKNWPFLFDEQKQPKASFARLAELAAPQS, encoded by the coding sequence ATGAAGCAAGCGAGCAGCGAAATTCCTGCATTACATGAGATGTTCCGGGAGGCCTTCAAGATAGGGGCTGCCGTCAGTACTGGCATTATAGCTGCCCAGGGTCCTTTCATTGCCAAGCATTACAACAGCATTACCGCCGAGAATGAGATGAAGCCGGCTCTGGTTCAGCCGCAGGAAGGGGAGTTCACCTTCGAGGCTGCGGACGGTATCTTCGAATTCGCAGAGACACACGGGATCGGTGTCCGGGGGCATACGCTTCTGTGGCATAACCAGACCGGAGACTGGATGTTCAAGGATGCGGAAGGCGGAGCCTGCAGCAGAGAGCAATTGCTTGCCCGCCTGCAAACCCACATTAACACGGTAGTGGGCCGTTACCGGGGACGGGCCTATGCCTGGGATGTAGTGAATGAAGCGATTGAGGATAAAACAGACCAGTACCTGCGGGATACGCGGTGGCTTGAGATCATCGGCGAGGATTATCTCCGTCAGGCCTTTGAAATGGCACATCAGGCAGATCCTGACGCGCTGCTGTTCTACAACGACTATAATGAGACCGATCCTGTCAAAAGCGGAAAAATCTACAAGCTCGTGCGCAGCCTGCTGGACCAGAATACGCCGATTCACGGGATCGGAATGCAGGGACATTGGAATATCTACGGCCCTTCCATTGAGGAAATTCGTAGTGCCCTTAAGCTCTACGCATCGCTGGGGCTTAAGATCCACATTACCGAGCTGGATCTCTCCGTGTTCCGTCATGACGACAAGCGCACGGATTTGAAAGCGCCAACAGCTGAAATGCTGAAGCTTCAGGAGGAGCGGTATGCCGAGATCTTTGCCCTGCTGCTGGAATTCAAGGACTCTATTGATTCGGTAACCTTCTGGGGCGTGGCTGACGATTATACCTGGCTGGACGGCTTCCCCGTCCGGGGACGCAAGAACTGGCCGTTCCTGTTCGATGAGCAGAAGCAGCCGAAGGCTTCATTCGCCCGGCTGGCTGAGCTGGCTGCGCCGCAATCCTAA
- a CDS encoding glycoside hydrolase family 43 protein: MTIQLKQATGKVPPSGNPLVAHRYGADPYALVFGDRVYLYMTNDALEYDENGVVKENSYSSINTITVISSADLVNWTDHGPIAVAGPEGAAKWATQSWAPAALHTVINGKDKFFLYFANNASGIGVLSGDSPVGPWVDPIGEALILRSTPGVEDVTWLFDPAVLLDDDGKGYIYFGGGVPEGQFAEPGTARVMPLGEDMTSVVGTAKVIPAPFMFEDAGIHKWNGVYYYTYCSNFYDGQRPEGSPPAGEIAYMTSDSPMGPWSYQGTILKNPGHFFGVSGNNHHAVFQFHDSWYIAYHAQTLSKAQGIANGYRSTHLNRLTHHEDRSIPEIHADYEGVQQLATLNPYERIPAATMGWSAGVKTEFLTAGGVQAVTDIEQGGWIGLSGVDFGSGAESFQVSVLSLEAGGVLELHLDEPAGPVIGRLTVPAADGSQEWVELKTEVQGAEGVHNLYLVFTGESDKGLFKLAAWQFTPQHN; this comes from the coding sequence ATGACTATTCAACTGAAGCAGGCTACCGGCAAGGTACCGCCAAGCGGCAATCCGCTGGTGGCACACAGGTACGGAGCCGATCCTTATGCCCTGGTATTCGGAGACAGAGTCTATCTGTACATGACCAATGACGCGCTGGAATATGATGAGAACGGTGTGGTGAAGGAGAACTCCTACAGCAGCATTAATACGATTACTGTAATCTCGTCCGCTGACCTGGTGAACTGGACCGATCATGGTCCGATAGCCGTAGCCGGACCGGAGGGTGCAGCGAAGTGGGCAACCCAGTCCTGGGCACCGGCAGCACTTCATACCGTAATTAACGGTAAGGACAAGTTCTTCCTCTACTTCGCCAATAATGCCAGCGGCATCGGCGTTCTGTCGGGTGACAGTCCGGTGGGTCCATGGGTGGACCCGATCGGGGAGGCACTGATTCTGCGCTCCACGCCTGGGGTAGAGGATGTGACCTGGCTATTCGACCCGGCAGTGCTGTTGGACGACGACGGCAAGGGGTATATCTACTTCGGAGGCGGCGTCCCGGAAGGACAGTTCGCCGAGCCGGGCACAGCACGGGTGATGCCGCTGGGTGAGGACATGACCAGTGTGGTCGGGACAGCCAAAGTGATTCCGGCCCCGTTCATGTTCGAGGATGCCGGAATCCATAAGTGGAACGGAGTCTACTATTATACCTACTGCTCGAACTTCTATGACGGGCAGCGGCCGGAAGGCAGCCCTCCTGCGGGAGAGATCGCTTATATGACGAGTGACAGTCCAATGGGCCCATGGAGTTATCAGGGGACGATTCTGAAGAATCCGGGACATTTCTTCGGCGTCTCCGGGAATAACCATCATGCGGTCTTCCAGTTCCATGACAGCTGGTATATTGCTTATCACGCCCAGACCTTGTCCAAGGCCCAAGGGATTGCGAACGGCTACCGCTCCACCCATCTTAACCGCCTGACTCATCATGAGGACAGGTCCATTCCCGAGATTCATGCGGATTACGAAGGCGTGCAGCAGCTTGCAACGTTGAACCCGTATGAACGGATTCCGGCGGCAACGATGGGCTGGAGCGCGGGAGTGAAGACGGAATTCCTTACTGCCGGAGGCGTGCAGGCGGTTACGGATATTGAGCAAGGCGGCTGGATCGGACTATCCGGGGTAGACTTCGGCAGCGGAGCTGAGTCGTTCCAAGTCTCGGTCCTGAGCCTGGAAGCGGGCGGCGTGCTGGAGCTGCATTTGGATGAGCCAGCGGGTCCGGTTATCGGCAGACTGACGGTTCCGGCGGCGGACGGCTCGCAGGAATGGGTGGAATTGAAGACAGAGGTCCAGGGAGCGGAGGGAGTTCACAACCTCTATCTGGTGTTCACAGGAGAGAGCGATAAGGGCTTGTTCAAGCTGGCTGCCTGGCAGTTCACACCACAGCATAACTAA
- a CDS encoding glycoside hydrolase family 43 protein, translating into MNTARITNPVIWADVPDVDVIRVGPVFYMVSTSMHSMPGCPIMKSVNLKDWEIVAYVYDTFEDNEAHRLEDGKGIYASGSWAASLRHKNGTFYVCFSSNDMDQFYIYQTRNIEHGPWERSVIPGLYHDPALLLDDDGRNYVIYGNGDIRVRELTADLTAVKPGGTDQLLLEGERKDIMLRMEGCHAHKRDGYYFLFFIEWPSAGNQRRRQLCYRSRELLGPYEHRVVLDDDLGYRNNGVAQGGLVDTEEGDWYAVLFQDHGAVGRIPCVFPVTWENDWPVIGDGGKAPVSFGTKLPAGEPKALVISDEFEYAENRLALQWQWNHNPDNGLWSVNERPGCLRLRTGRTADSVLTARNTLTQRTEGPACSAETLLYLGGMNEGDRAGMVALQSGYGTVEVAAGEQGQFTVEMCIQGDDGVEVVESIPFAGERISLRIDFNFKDGVDEARFFYSGDGEVWHSIGQTLHMKYTLDHFMGYRIGLFNYATRQTGGYADFGYFRYHRED; encoded by the coding sequence TTGAATACAGCCAGAATTACCAATCCAGTGATATGGGCAGATGTCCCGGATGTGGATGTCATCCGGGTCGGCCCGGTGTTCTATATGGTCAGTACCAGCATGCACTCCATGCCGGGCTGCCCGATTATGAAATCGGTGAATCTGAAGGACTGGGAGATAGTGGCTTACGTCTATGACACCTTCGAGGACAACGAGGCCCACCGGCTGGAGGACGGCAAAGGCATCTATGCCAGCGGCTCGTGGGCGGCATCGTTGCGTCACAAGAACGGGACCTTCTATGTATGCTTCTCCTCCAATGACATGGATCAGTTCTATATCTACCAGACCCGGAATATTGAGCATGGGCCATGGGAGCGTTCGGTTATTCCGGGGCTGTACCATGACCCGGCGCTGCTGCTGGATGATGACGGCCGCAATTACGTGATCTACGGGAACGGGGATATCCGGGTCCGGGAGCTGACAGCGGATCTGACGGCTGTGAAGCCCGGCGGAACGGATCAGCTGCTGCTGGAAGGCGAGCGGAAGGACATCATGCTGCGGATGGAAGGCTGTCACGCCCATAAGCGGGACGGCTACTACTTCCTCTTTTTCATTGAATGGCCGTCGGCGGGGAATCAGCGCAGGCGCCAGCTATGCTACCGCTCCCGGGAGCTGCTGGGTCCATATGAGCACAGGGTTGTTCTGGATGATGATCTGGGCTACCGCAATAACGGGGTGGCGCAAGGCGGGCTGGTGGATACAGAGGAAGGAGACTGGTACGCTGTACTGTTCCAGGATCACGGGGCGGTTGGACGTATTCCCTGCGTGTTCCCTGTGACCTGGGAGAACGACTGGCCGGTGATCGGGGATGGCGGCAAGGCTCCGGTGTCCTTCGGGACGAAGCTTCCCGCCGGGGAGCCGAAGGCGCTTGTGATCAGCGATGAGTTCGAGTATGCGGAGAACCGGCTGGCGCTTCAGTGGCAATGGAACCATAATCCCGATAACGGGCTATGGTCGGTTAACGAGCGGCCGGGCTGTCTGCGTCTGCGTACAGGCCGGACGGCAGACAGTGTCCTGACGGCGCGCAATACGCTGACCCAGCGGACGGAGGGTCCGGCTTGCAGTGCCGAGACGCTGCTGTATCTGGGCGGCATGAACGAAGGGGACCGGGCCGGCATGGTTGCTCTCCAGTCCGGGTACGGCACGGTTGAGGTTGCCGCCGGAGAGCAGGGACAGTTCACCGTGGAGATGTGTATCCAGGGTGACGATGGCGTTGAAGTGGTGGAGAGTATCCCATTCGCAGGGGAGCGCATCTCCCTCAGGATTGATTTCAACTTCAAGGATGGTGTGGATGAAGCCAGGTTCTTCTATTCAGGGGATGGTGAGGTGTGGCATTCCATTGGTCAGACCCTGCATATGAAATACACACTGGATCATTTCATGGGCTACCGGATTGGCTTGTTCAATTATGCGACCCGGCAGACGGGCGGCTATGCCGATTTCGGTTATTTCCGTTATCACAGAGAGGATTAA
- a CDS encoding helix-turn-helix transcriptional regulator: MSEAFEDKPYPWKKEHTEIPEGLFPINVFHICFPDRSIIPPHWHDHLEWILVTKGRFRVQVGPHSRELVQGELAFVSRPQIHAAYPTEDGSELYAVVYNEALLNGMRDLTELQHIRPLLSGEIRLPSFYGRDQPITRQIRGCVEQIIYSYQSKSPGFELCIKGGLFSSLGLAYPLAEFTVPPSKKDRQETGIQPLLIHLSNHFHEPLTVEEAARICCVTPNYFCHLFKKNTGKTLIEYVNMLRVHEASRLLQLRRYSIQEVAFRVGFTGLTYFGRIFKQHTSMTPSEYASHFQTRA; encoded by the coding sequence ATGAGTGAAGCGTTCGAGGACAAGCCTTATCCATGGAAAAAAGAGCACACGGAAATTCCCGAGGGCCTGTTTCCCATCAATGTATTTCATATCTGCTTTCCGGACCGCAGTATTATTCCGCCTCATTGGCATGACCATCTCGAATGGATTCTCGTGACCAAGGGCCGCTTCCGCGTCCAGGTCGGCCCCCACTCCAGAGAGCTGGTGCAGGGCGAGCTTGCCTTCGTCAGCCGTCCGCAGATTCATGCGGCCTACCCGACAGAGGATGGCAGTGAGCTATATGCGGTTGTCTACAACGAAGCGCTGCTGAACGGCATGCGGGACCTGACTGAGCTTCAGCATATCCGGCCGCTGCTCTCCGGTGAGATCCGGCTGCCCTCCTTCTATGGGAGGGATCAGCCGATTACCCGCCAGATCAGAGGATGCGTTGAACAGATTATCTACAGCTACCAGAGCAAGAGCCCCGGGTTCGAATTATGTATCAAAGGCGGCCTGTTCTCTTCCCTGGGTCTAGCTTATCCCCTGGCAGAGTTCACAGTACCGCCTTCCAAAAAAGACCGGCAGGAGACGGGCATCCAGCCCCTGCTGATTCACCTTAGCAACCATTTCCATGAACCGCTGACTGTGGAGGAGGCCGCACGGATCTGCTGTGTGACCCCCAACTACTTTTGTCATCTGTTCAAAAAGAATACCGGCAAGACCTTAATCGAATATGTGAACATGCTGCGGGTGCATGAGGCCAGCCGCCTGCTCCAGCTTCGCCGGTATTCAATTCAGGAGGTTGCCTTCAGAGTCGGGTTCACGGGCCTGACGTATTTTGGAAGAATATTCAAGCAGCATACATCGATGACACCCAGCGAATATGCTTCCCATTTCCAGACCCGGGCTTAA